The Maridesulfovibrio hydrothermalis AM13 = DSM 14728 DNA window AAAAAGAGGTGGAAGGCTTAAAGGTTTTTGCTAAATACCTGCATAAAACAGGACAGATTTCACATATTCCTGAGCTTGAATTTGTCAATATTTAACTTACATAACTGCTCAATAAAAAAGGCCTTAATAATTTAATATTAAGGCCTTTTTCATTGATTTAACAAAACTCTACGATTCAAAATAATTTCGCTTAATATGTTCAACAAAGTAACGTACAGCTGGAAAAAACTCACGCCCGTGAAGATGAGTGAGGTAGAAACTTCTTTCAAGATTTAACGGAAGATCCTTGATATGAATAAGTTCGCCTGAATCAATAAAAGACTGCGCCGCAAGTCTTGAAGTAACGCTCACACCAAGTCCGGCTCTTACGCATTGTACAACGGCCTGTGTGGATTCAACCCAGACAGTGACATTGAGATCATGAACGCTTGTACCAAGCTCGGCTAGGCCGGCCTCAAGAGCCTTGCGAGTTCCAGAACCGCCTTCGCGCATAACCCAGGGAAGTTCTGCTAAATGCTGGATATCATCAATTGCTGCGTAATTGCTGACAAGTACAGGTGGAGCAACAATTACGAGTTCATCACGCATTATCGGAAAAAATTCTAAATTAGGAGCCTCAATAGTTGCACCGACAACCCCTAGAATAAGCTCGCCGCAACGAACCTTCTCTATAATTTCTGAAGTATCCCCTACTGAGAGATGAACGCTTACATCTGGATATTTTTTACAATAATTATACAAAATTTCAGGCAAAAGATAATGCGAGGGAATAGTACTGCCACCTATCTCAAGGTCACCTACGACTTTATCGCGAAGTATATTAATTTCGGATTCAGCCTTGCCAATCAGTTCATAAATATCTTTTGCATTGCGGTAGAGAACCTCTCCCGCTTGCGTCGCCATAATAGACCGGCCCAACCTATCGAAAAGTTGTACGCCTAGTTCTTCTTCAAGAGTGGAAATGTGGGCACTGATGGTTGGCTGTGAAAGGAAAAGCTCTTTTCCGGCTTTCGAAAAACTTTTCAGTTCATAAACTTTACAGAATGCCTCTAGTCTACGTAAGTCCATCTAATCTCTCGTATCGAAAAAATCTATAGGTTGTTACAAAAAAAAGGGCGGAACAAGTTCCGCCCTTTAGAATAAGCATTAAATTATGCTTCCTGAGCTGCCTCAGCGGGAGCTTCAGTTGCTGCAGGAGCATCCTGTGCAGGAGCTTCCTGTGCACGTTTTGTAAGCTCGATGATACACATAGGAGCGCAGTCGCCCTTACGGGGTTCAGCAAGCTTGATGATACGGGTGTAACCACCACCACCGCCGATATAGCGGGGGCCGATTTCATCGAAGAGCTTTTTAACAAGACTATGATTCTCAAGAGTCTTGAATGCAAGACGTCTGGAATGCAGGTCATTGCGAAGAGCAAGGGTGATCAGCTTTTCACATGAGCTTCTCAGTTCCTTTGCCTTGGGCTCGGTGGTACGGATATGTTCATAGGTCAGCAGAGAGCGTACCATATTTTTCAGCATGGCTTTCCTGTGGGAACCGCTTCTGTTGAACTTTCTTCCGGACTTTCTATGCCTCATTTTTCTCTTTCCTCTTCAGCCATTCCTGATGCTTTTTATCGAAATCCTCAAGGACCATGCCGAACTTAAGTTCCATGCTGTCCAAAACTCTGCGGATTTCGTCAAGAGACTTACGTCCGAAGTTTTTAGTCTTAAGCATGGCCTGCTCAGTGCGCTGTACAAGTTCACCAACAATACGAATGTTGGCAGCCTTGAGGCAGTTTGTGGCACGAACGGACAATTCGAGTTCGTCAATGCTCTTGAACAGATTCGGGTTCAGATCGAGGTCGCTTTCTTTGGACTCTTCCTGCTCGGATCCCATTTCATCGAAATTGATGAATACGGAGAGCTGCTCTTTAAGGATTTTTGCGCTGTAAGCGATAGCATCCTCGGGAGTTACGGAACCATCTGTGAACACTTCAAGAACGAGCTTATCGTAGTTGGTCATCTGGCCGACGCGAGCCTGCTCTACACTGTAAGAAACCTTACGGATAGGAGAGAAGCTAGAGTCAACAACGATGTGACCAATTTCATTGATAAGACCTTCATGCATGTCTGCGGGCACATAGCCTTTACCCATGCGGATCTCAAAGGTCATTTCAAGCACCTTCTTCTCGGACAGAGTCGCGATAATCTGCTCAGGATTGAGGACTTTGACGTTCTGGTTTTCCTGAATATCAGCTGCGGTGACGGCACCCTGTTTATTTACCGAAAGGGTAAGAAACTGGGGTTCATCAGTAGTCATAGCGAATCTGATCTGTTTGATGTTCAGAACAATCTCAGTCACATCTTCCATCACACCTTCGATGGTGGTGAATTCGTGCTGAACGCCTTCAATCTTTACAGCAACCGCGGCTGCTCCCTGCATTGAGGAAAGCAGAACCCTGCGAAGGGAATTACCAATGGTTGTTCCAAATCCGCGCTCAAGGGGTTCGCAAATGAACTTACCATAAAGCTCGTTAGACTTGGGGTCGCGCACAAGCTGCTCCGGTTTAACCAGTTCAGCCCAGTTGCGTGTGTTGATGAGTTTGTCACCGTCTTGAATAAGCATGCACTAATCCTTCTTATTTGGAGTACAGCTCGACAATCAGCTGTTCGTTGATAGGGAACTGGATGTCTTCCCTAGTCGGCATCGCTTTAATTTCACCTTTGAAAGCAGCTCCATCGGACTCAAGCCACTCAGGGCATCCGCGACGAGCAATCACTTCCTGAGCTTCCATGATCACGGGGATCTTACGAGCTTCGTCACGAACCTCAATAACATCACCGGGTTTAACATGCATGGAAGGGATGTTAACACGTCTGCCGTTCATTTTGAAAATACCATGTCTCACAAGCTGGCGTGCCTGACTGCGAGAGTTAGCAAATCCAAGACGGTAAACAGCGTTATCAAGACGGGTCTCAAGGAGAACGAGCAGGTTTGCACCGGTTACACCCTTCATGGAGTCTGCACGCTTGAAATAGCTGCGGAACTGCCCTTCGAGTACACCGTACATACGACGCACTTTCTGCTTCTCACGAAGCTGAATTGCGTAGTCGCTCATTTTCTTTCTCATACGACCGGCAATACCGGGAGCATAAGGACGTCTTTCATAAGAACATTTATCAGTAAAGCAGCGGTCGCCTTTGATGAAAAGTTTTTCACCTTCTCGGCGGCATAGTCTGCATTTTGCTTTTGTATATCTGGCCAAGGTTTTCCTCCTGCGAAATTAGACCCTGCGGCGTTTCGGCGGACGACAGCCGTTATGCGGGATGGGCGTGATATCGCGAATGAAGTTAACCTTCATACCGACGTTACCGATGGCGCGCATAGCTGCTTCACGACCGGAGCCGGGGCCTTTTACAAAGATACCAACGGTACGCATACCCTGGTCCTGAGCTTTCCTAGCAGCAGTTTCAGCAGCAACCTGTGCAGCAAAGGGAGTAGATTTTCTAGATCCCTTGAAACCAGAAGCACCAGAAGTAGCCCAGCTGATTACGTTACCTTTAAGATCAGTAAAGGTAATTATTGTATTATTGAATGTTGCTTTAACGTGGGCGATCCCCACAGGAACATTCTTTTTTTCTCTTTTCTTGCCGGAACGGCGAGGTCTAGCCATACCATTCTCTCCAGATGAGTTGAATGTATATCAGCAGCAAGGTGACCGTTGCATGGTCAAAACTGCGGATTTATTATTTCTTCTTCCTGCTCATTACGGAACGACGTGGCCCTTTACGGGTACGAGCGTTCGTCTTGGAACTCTGTCCGCGAACAGGAAGTCCGCGACGATGGCGGAGTCCACGATAACTTCCGATGTCCATCAAACGCTTAATATCAGCGATCTGATCACGACGAAGGTCACCTTCAACTTTGTAGTTGTCTTCAAGTTCCTTACGGATGGTGTTAACCTGATCACCACTGAGGTCATCAGTTTTGATTGTCCAGTCAATACCAACAGTATCGAGAATCTTGAGAGCGGTTGTGCGACCGACACCAAAGATGTAAGTCAGTGCAATATCCAAACGCTTATTTTTCGGAAGGTCTACTCCAGCGATACGAGCCACAGTTATACCTCTCTATCCTTGACGCTGTTTGTGTCTGGGGTTCTCACAGATTACCCGCAGAACACCTTTGCGTCTGATTACTTTGCATTTGGGACAAATCTTCTTAACAGATGGTCTTACTTTCATGACCGTCTCCAAATAATGCAGTTTAACAGTTAGAACAATCGGGAGCTAGCCGACTGTGGGCCAATGATGTATCAACTACCCGGCTAAAAGATAGTTGAGTCCATGCCAGTCTTCCGTTGCCGCGAAATTCAAAGAGCGGACAATACAGAACGATTTAAAAAAAATCAAGCCCTGATGTACACTCATTTTAATTAATTTTAGGAAAGACTCAAAATTTGAGGTCCATCCGCAGTAATGGCAATGGTGTGTTCGAAATGAGCGGACAGCTTCCTGTCCTTGGTGACTGCAGTCCATTTATCATCAAGAATCTCAATGTCATGAACTCCTTGAGTGACCATAGGTTCAATGGCCAGCACCATCCCACTTCTTAACTGCACACCGGGAAGCCCTGAGGGAACAAAGTTTGGAACTTCAGGTTTTTCATGTAAATTACGACCAATACCGTGACCTACAAAACGCCTTACTATTCCGAATCCAAAACTTTCAGCATGATCCTGAACTGCTTTAGAGATATCATAAAGACTATTTCCGGGCAGAGCCTGCTCGATTCCTCTCATGAGTGATTCACGAGTTACATCAAGCAGCTTCTGGGTACTACCAGCAATATTACCGACAGGGTAGGTGCGGGCAGAATCACCGAAGAAACCTTTATAAACAACTCCCATATCAATACTCACGATATCACCTTCTTCTAGCACACGCTTTTCAGAAGGGAAACCATGAACTATCTCTTCGTTCACAGAACAGCACAAAGCAAAAGGAAATCCGTGATATCCCTTAAAGGCAGGCTTAACGCCATAACCTTCACATGCCTTGCAGGCAGCTTCTTCGAGACTCATGGTTGTAATACCGGGTCTGATAGCTTCACCGAGCATATCCAGTATAGTAGAAACAAGACGATTGGCCTCACGCATGAGGCCAATCTCTTTATCATTCTTGAGGTAAATCCCTCTGTACTTTTTCAAAGCAACTACCTGCCCTTAATCTTGCTGCCCTTGCCCATGAGTCCGTCGTACTGACGAGAGATCATGTAGGATTCAATCTTACCCATAAAGTCCATTGCGACACCAACTACGATGAGTAGTGCTGTTCCACCGAAGTAGAACGGTACATTAAACTGGGAAATAAGAACCATAGGCAATACGCAGATTGCAGCGACATACAAAGACCCCCAAAGGGTGATCCTTGCCAAAACACGGTCTATATATTCGCGTGTTTTTGCACCGGGGCGAATACCGGGGATAAACCCGCCCTGCTTTTGAATATTTTCTGCAATTCCTTTGGGATCAAAAATGATCGCAGTGTAGAAATAGCAGAAAAAGATAATCAGAGCGATGAATATGACGTTGTATATTACAGCGTCCGGATTAAAATAAGCGGACACTTTTGACAAGATCTCGTTATCGGAGAAGCTAGCCAGAGTCGCAGGAAACATCAGAATACTTGAAGCAAAAATAGGGGGAATAACACCAGCAGTGTTAATTCTAAGAGGCAGATGTGTAGTCTGTCCTCCCATCATTTTGCGACCCATCATACGCTTGGCATAATGAATCGGTATTCGACGCTGTCCGCGCTCCATGAATACAATGAAAGCCAGAATAGCGATCATGAATGCTAGAACAAACAAGAGCAGAAAGAGAGTAATTTCTCCAGCCTGCATCAGTCTGACAGTATTGAAAATAGCGGAAGGCAGTCCCGCAACAATACCGGCAAAAATGATCATGGATATACCGTTACCAATTCCTTTCTCGGTCATTTGTTCGCCGAGCCACATAAGGAATACAGTACCAGCAGTCAGAGTGAGGATGGTTATTAACCGGAAGGTCCATCCTGCATGTAGTACAACAGGCGCACCGGTAGGACTGGTCATACTTTCCAGTCCCATAGCGATACCAAAGCCCTGCACGATCGTAATCGCAACAGTTGCGTACCTAGTGTACTGAGTAATCTTCTTGCGTCCCTGAGCCCCTTCCTGACTAAGCCGCTTGAGTTCAGGACTTACTACATTAAGAAGTTGAATGATAATAGACGCTGAAATGTAGGGCATGATCCCTAACGCGAATATGGACAAGTTACGCAACCCGCCGCCTGAGAACATGTCAA harbors:
- a CDS encoding DNA-directed RNA polymerase subunit alpha, whose amino-acid sequence is MLIQDGDKLINTRNWAELVKPEQLVRDPKSNELYGKFICEPLERGFGTTIGNSLRRVLLSSMQGAAAVAVKIEGVQHEFTTIEGVMEDVTEIVLNIKQIRFAMTTDEPQFLTLSVNKQGAVTAADIQENQNVKVLNPEQIIATLSEKKVLEMTFEIRMGKGYVPADMHEGLINEIGHIVVDSSFSPIRKVSYSVEQARVGQMTNYDKLVLEVFTDGSVTPEDAIAYSAKILKEQLSVFINFDEMGSEQEESKESDLDLNPNLFKSIDELELSVRATNCLKAANIRIVGELVQRTEQAMLKTKNFGRKSLDEIRRVLDSMELKFGMVLEDFDKKHQEWLKRKEKNEA
- the rpsK gene encoding 30S ribosomal protein S11 — encoded protein: MARPRRSGKKREKKNVPVGIAHVKATFNNTIITFTDLKGNVISWATSGASGFKGSRKSTPFAAQVAAETAARKAQDQGMRTVGIFVKGPGSGREAAMRAIGNVGMKVNFIRDITPIPHNGCRPPKRRRV
- the rpsM gene encoding 30S ribosomal protein S13 translates to MARIAGVDLPKNKRLDIALTYIFGVGRTTALKILDTVGIDWTIKTDDLSGDQVNTIRKELEDNYKVEGDLRRDQIADIKRLMDIGSYRGLRHRRGLPVRGQSSKTNARTRKGPRRSVMSRKKK
- the rplQ gene encoding 50S ribosomal protein L17 encodes the protein MRHRKSGRKFNRSGSHRKAMLKNMVRSLLTYEHIRTTEPKAKELRSSCEKLITLALRNDLHSRRLAFKTLENHSLVKKLFDEIGPRYIGGGGGYTRIIKLAEPRKGDCAPMCIIELTKRAQEAPAQDAPAATEAPAEAAQEA
- a CDS encoding selenium metabolism-associated LysR family transcriptional regulator, producing the protein MDLRRLEAFCKVYELKSFSKAGKELFLSQPTISAHISTLEEELGVQLFDRLGRSIMATQAGEVLYRNAKDIYELIGKAESEINILRDKVVGDLEIGGSTIPSHYLLPEILYNYCKKYPDVSVHLSVGDTSEIIEKVRCGELILGVVGATIEAPNLEFFPIMRDELVIVAPPVLVSNYAAIDDIQHLAELPWVMREGGSGTRKALEAGLAELGTSVHDLNVTVWVESTQAVVQCVRAGLGVSVTSRLAAQSFIDSGELIHIKDLPLNLERSFYLTHLHGREFFPAVRYFVEHIKRNYFES
- the rpmJ gene encoding 50S ribosomal protein L36 produces the protein MKVRPSVKKICPKCKVIRRKGVLRVICENPRHKQRQG
- the secY gene encoding preprotein translocase subunit SecY, coding for MALSGVDNLSRLPELKKKIFWTFLLLAVYRIGIHIPVPGVDSAALADFFESVSNTLFGLFDMFSGGGLRNLSIFALGIMPYISASIIIQLLNVVSPELKRLSQEGAQGRKKITQYTRYATVAITIVQGFGIAMGLESMTSPTGAPVVLHAGWTFRLITILTLTAGTVFLMWLGEQMTEKGIGNGISMIIFAGIVAGLPSAIFNTVRLMQAGEITLFLLLFVLAFMIAILAFIVFMERGQRRIPIHYAKRMMGRKMMGGQTTHLPLRINTAGVIPPIFASSILMFPATLASFSDNEILSKVSAYFNPDAVIYNVIFIALIIFFCYFYTAIIFDPKGIAENIQKQGGFIPGIRPGAKTREYIDRVLARITLWGSLYVAAICVLPMVLISQFNVPFYFGGTALLIVVGVAMDFMGKIESYMISRQYDGLMGKGSKIKGR
- the rpsD gene encoding 30S ribosomal protein S4, whose translation is MARYTKAKCRLCRREGEKLFIKGDRCFTDKCSYERRPYAPGIAGRMRKKMSDYAIQLREKQKVRRMYGVLEGQFRSYFKRADSMKGVTGANLLVLLETRLDNAVYRLGFANSRSQARQLVRHGIFKMNGRRVNIPSMHVKPGDVIEVRDEARKIPVIMEAQEVIARRGCPEWLESDGAAFKGEIKAMPTREDIQFPINEQLIVELYSK
- the map gene encoding type I methionyl aminopeptidase, which codes for MKKYRGIYLKNDKEIGLMREANRLVSTILDMLGEAIRPGITTMSLEEAACKACEGYGVKPAFKGYHGFPFALCCSVNEEIVHGFPSEKRVLEEGDIVSIDMGVVYKGFFGDSARTYPVGNIAGSTQKLLDVTRESLMRGIEQALPGNSLYDISKAVQDHAESFGFGIVRRFVGHGIGRNLHEKPEVPNFVPSGLPGVQLRSGMVLAIEPMVTQGVHDIEILDDKWTAVTKDRKLSAHFEHTIAITADGPQILSLS